The following nucleotide sequence is from Cellulosilyticum sp. I15G10I2.
AACATGCAGCATGTTTTAAAAAGTGTACTGCAAACAGATGAAGAGAAAATACGTTATACGAGAGAGCAGATAGATGAAATAGCTTTTGATCAGGCTGTAGATAAAATACTAAAGGCAAAGACTATTTATATATTAGGCGTGAGAAGCAGTGCTGGTCTTGCTAATTTTTTGGGTTTTTATTTTAATATTATATTTGATAATATTAAACTTATAAGTACAAATAGTATAAGTGAAATGTTTGAGATTATTCATCGTATTGATAAAAATGATGTTATTATTGGGATAAGCTTTCCCAGATATTCAAAAAGAGTACTTAAAGCGTTGGAGTTTGCAAAAAGTAAGGAAGCTAGTATTATAGCCATTACAGATAGCTATATTGCGCCTATAGCAAGTTATTCAGACTATACGTTAGTAGGCAGAAGTGAAATGATTTCGTTTGTAGATTCTCTAGTTGCACCACTTAGTATTATTAATGCTATTATTGTGGCAGTTAGCCTTAAGAAAAAAGATGAAATTGCAGCTAATCTTGAAAACTTAGAAAATATATGGGTAGAATATGAAGTATATGATGACTCACAAAAAGATATTTATTCTTCACCTTTAGAAGCAGATTGAAAAATAAATTAGTTTTTACAAATGATTATAATAGAGGAGAATTTTATGAGTATGATAAGTATACGTGGAGCTATTACAACAGACCACAATTCAAAGACTGAGATTTTGCAAGCTACAAAAGAAATGATCGAAGCAATTATTGATTCCAACAATCTTCAAATAGATCAAATTATCCAAATTCTGTTTAGTACAACTAAAGATTTGGACGAAGTATATCCTGCTGTTGCAGCCAGGGAGATGGGACTTACTGCTGCTGCACTTATGTGCTTCCAAGAAATGTATGTAAAAGGTTCACTTGAAAAGTGTATACGTGTTTCAATATTGGCAGATGCCGAGGGTTTAAATACACATAATGTTAAACATCAGTACTTAAGACGTGCAAAATGTTTGCGTGTTGATTTAATGAAATAAAGGAGTATTCTATGAAAAAGATTTCAATTGCTATTGATGGCCCTGCTGGAGCAGGAAAAAGTACTATAGCTAAAGTACTAGCTAAAAGAATAGGATGTATTTATATTGATACGGGAGCCATGTATAGAGCAGTGGGCTTATATTGTATCCAAAATAATATTGACTATTATGATGAAAAGGCAGTAAATAGTGTGATTAGTGAGCTGCAAATAGATATTTATGCACAAGATAATCAGCAGGCAATTTATTTAAATGGCAGAGATATCAGTAGGGAGATTAGAACAGATGAAGTTGCAGCAGCAGCATCTAAAGTAGCTACTTATAAAGAGGTAAGAACTGCTCTAGTTAGGCAACAACGGCAAATGCAAAGCGAAAAATCAGTTGTAATGGATGGTAGAGATATAGGAACTGTTGTAATGCCAGATGCTACGCTTAAGGTTTTCCTTACAGCTTCTGTAGTTGAGAGGGCAAAAAGAAGGTTTGAGGAGTATCACAATAAAGGGGTAAATGTTACGCTAGAAGAACTTACTCAAGAAATTATAGAGCGAGATTATCAGGATTCAAACCGGGAGATTTCGCCGCTCAAAAAAGCTGATGATGCCGTTGAAATTGATACAACTTTATTAGGAATAGATGAAATTGTAGATAAAATTATGAGCTTCATTATAGAACACTAACTTGGGAGCTGATCAATATGAACATTATACTTGCAAAGACTGCTGGATTTTGTTTTGGTGTAAAAAGAGCTGTTGATATGGCATATAAGTATCAAAACACTTTAAACACCTATACATTTGGACCGATTATTCATAATGATGTAGTGATTAATAATCTTATAGAAAAGGGTATTAGCCCTATTAATCAGTTAGAGGATAAAGAGGTTGATACACTTATTATACGTTCTCATGGTGTTACCCCTAAGGTTTATCAATCAGCAAAAGAAAAGAATATTACATTAGTTGATGCAACTTGCCCTTATGTAAAAAAAATTCATAGATTAGTAGAAGAATATTTTCTTAAGGGATACGAGATTATTATTATAGGGAATAAAACACATCCGGAAGTTGAAGGAATTAATGGCTGGGCACATAATAAATGCTTTATTGTTAAGGATTTAGCAGATCTAATAGATTTAAATCTTAATAAAAAAGTGTCAAAATATTTACTTGTTGCACAAACGACTTATAAGAAAGAAGTAGTAACGCCCATCATACAATATCTTGAGGCAGAAGGGTACCAGCATAAGTATATTAATACTATATGTAATGCTACAAAAGCAAGGCAAGAAGAAGCAGTAAACATTGCACAAAAAGCAGAGTGTATGCTTGTGATAGGAAGCCCTTATAGTTCTAATACTTTAAAGTTATATGAAATTTGCAAACAGTATTGTGAAGACAGTTATTGCATTGCACAGGCACATGAACTCACTCATGAAATGATTTATAATTGCAATGTTGTTGGTATTACGGCAGGAGCTTCTACACCAGCATCTGTTATAGAGGAAGTTATTCAAAAACTTCATCAAATGAATACTTAGGGGGGGCTGATAATGAACTACGAAACATTTAAAATACAAGTGTTGGATTTAACTGGGATTAATTTAAGTGCCTATAAAGAAAATCAAATGAAAAGACGTATTGATGCAATTGTTAAAAAAAACCAATGTAATAATTATTCAGAATACATCATTTTATTAAAATCTAACGCATCGAGTTTGCAGGAATTTGTTACGTATCTTACAATTAATGTTACGGAATTTTTTAGAAATCCTTCGCAATGGGATATTTTAGAGAAACAGATTTTCCCTTTGCTCCTTCAGAAGAAGCGCCAGATTAAAATATGGAGCGCCGCATGTTCTACAGGAGATGAGCCGTATTCGTTAGCAATGGTACTATCAAAGTTTATGCCTTTAAATCAAATCAATATTATAGCAACAGATCTTGATAAAGAAGTATTAGAAAAAGCTAGGGCTGGTCAGTATATAGGACGAAGTATAGCAAATGTACCCAAGGAGTTTCAAGAAAAATATTTTACTGAAAATAAGGGTATATATAGTATCAGACCTAATCTTAAAGAGTGTATAACCTTTAAGCAACATAATCTCTTAAAAGATCCTTATCCTTCTAGTATAGATTTGATTGTTTGTAGAAATGTACTTATTTATTTTACAGAAGAAGCTAAAAAGCAAATCTATACTAACTTTAATAGGGCATTAGCAGATGATGGGATATTATTTGTGGGA
It contains:
- the ispH gene encoding 4-hydroxy-3-methylbut-2-enyl diphosphate reductase, with the translated sequence MNIILAKTAGFCFGVKRAVDMAYKYQNTLNTYTFGPIIHNDVVINNLIEKGISPINQLEDKEVDTLIIRSHGVTPKVYQSAKEKNITLVDATCPYVKKIHRLVEEYFLKGYEIIIIGNKTHPEVEGINGWAHNKCFIVKDLADLIDLNLNKKVSKYLLVAQTTYKKEVVTPIIQYLEAEGYQHKYINTICNATKARQEEAVNIAQKAECMLVIGSPYSSNTLKLYEICKQYCEDSYCIAQAHELTHEMIYNCNVVGITAGASTPASVIEEVIQKLHQMNT
- a CDS encoding CheR family methyltransferase; the encoded protein is MNYETFKIQVLDLTGINLSAYKENQMKRRIDAIVKKNQCNNYSEYIILLKSNASSLQEFVTYLTINVTEFFRNPSQWDILEKQIFPLLLQKKRQIKIWSAACSTGDEPYSLAMVLSKFMPLNQINIIATDLDKEVLEKARAGQYIGRSIANVPKEFQEKYFTENKGIYSIRPNLKECITFKQHNLLKDPYPSSIDLIVCRNVLIYFTEEAKKQIYTNFNRALADDGILFVGSTEQIIMCQDYGFESYKIFFYQKAGLKR
- the aroH gene encoding chorismate mutase, with translation MSMISIRGAITTDHNSKTEILQATKEMIEAIIDSNNLQIDQIIQILFSTTKDLDEVYPAVAAREMGLTAAALMCFQEMYVKGSLEKCIRVSILADAEGLNTHNVKHQYLRRAKCLRVDLMK
- the cmk gene encoding (d)CMP kinase — its product is MKKISIAIDGPAGAGKSTIAKVLAKRIGCIYIDTGAMYRAVGLYCIQNNIDYYDEKAVNSVISELQIDIYAQDNQQAIYLNGRDISREIRTDEVAAAASKVATYKEVRTALVRQQRQMQSEKSVVMDGRDIGTVVMPDATLKVFLTASVVERAKRRFEEYHNKGVNVTLEELTQEIIERDYQDSNREISPLKKADDAVEIDTTLLGIDEIVDKIMSFIIEH
- a CDS encoding MurR/RpiR family transcriptional regulator, coding for MNKNDLIHRIRKNMLQLSKGQKLIANYVLEHYEKAVYLTAAKLGTIVGVSESTVVRFANELGYDGYPKFQEALEELVKSKLTAMQRLEVTTDRINMQHVLKSVLQTDEEKIRYTREQIDEIAFDQAVDKILKAKTIYILGVRSSAGLANFLGFYFNIIFDNIKLISTNSISEMFEIIHRIDKNDVIIGISFPRYSKRVLKALEFAKSKEASIIAITDSYIAPIASYSDYTLVGRSEMISFVDSLVAPLSIINAIIVAVSLKKKDEIAANLENLENIWVEYEVYDDSQKDIYSSPLEAD